The window CGCGGGCGTGCCGTCCGCCCCATCCACCACGATCGGGATCGGCTGCCATCCGCTGCGCCCGCCGACGCTGCCCGATTGCTCCAGCGCCGCGAGAAAGGCGTGGGCGAGGAACGGGTTGGCGGTGCCGGCGCAGGCATCCCATTGCTCGGCCGGGATGGCGGCCACGCCATCGGCGATACGCGCGGTCAGCGAGGTCATCCCCGCCTAATTAGGAACGTCACAGCGCCGGCGCCACCTCGATGATCGCATCCACCTCCACCGCGGCGCCCAGCGGCAGCGCGGCCACGCCCACCGCGGCGCGGGCGTGCTTGCCCGCATCGCCGAACAGCTTGACCATCAGCTCCGACGCGCCGTTGGCGACCTTGGGATGATCCGCGAAGTCCGCGGTCGAATTGACGAACACGCCCAGCTTCACGACGCGCGCGACGCGCCCCAGATTGCCGATATGCGCCTTCACCTGCGCCACGACCATCAGCGCGCAGCGCTGCGCCGCGTCCTGCCCGTCCTCCAGCGAGAAGCCGTCGCCGAGCCGCCCGGTCACGACCTTGCCGTCCCTGAACGGCAGCTGGCCCGAGACGTGGAGGAGCCCGCCCGCCTCGACGACGGGAACATAGGCGGCGATGGGGGCCGCGGCCTGCGGCAGTTCGAGGCCGAGGTCCTGGAGCGTGCGGTCGATGCGATCGGTCATCCGCGCTGCTTGCGGCGACCGGCGAGCGCGGTCAAGCCTGCGCCGGCACCCCGTCGGCGAAGCGGGCCAGCACCCACGCCTGCGCGCCCACCCAATCGTCGATCCGCGCATGGGCAGCCGGCGGCGTCGGTACGCCGGGGGCCAGTTGCGGTTCCGACACCATATGCAGCCGCCACACCTGCGGCGCATGCTCCGCGACCGAGGCGTGATGCTGCGGCAGGTCGTCGACGAAGACCGTGACGGGGTGGCCGTGCTCCGCCACCAGCCGCGCGACCGGCTCGCCCTTGCCGCCCTGGTTGCACTCGACGCGGTGTTCGATGCCGAACTGCGCCAGCTGGTCGATGCGATGGGTGCGGCACTGATCCTCCAGATTGGTCAGGATCACCACGTCCGCCTGCGCCGCGATCGCCGCCAGCGCCTCGCGCGCGTGCGGTACCAGCGACTGGCGATGCATCTGCGCGGGGAAGAAGCCGCCCAGGAACCCGCCCATCTCGGCGCGGGTCAGCGGCGGGCCGCCGGCGCGGCGCTTCATCGCGTTCGCCAGGTCCCACGACCCGATCGTGAACTCGACGTCATGCGCCTCCCCCAGCCAGTCGGCGAAGGGGCGCAGCATGTAGAGCAGCACCTCGTCGCAGTCGCAGATCAGCAGCGGGCGCGTCATGCCGCGCGCTCCAGCGCCGCGCGTGCCGCCACCAACGCCTCGGGCGTGGCACCGATCGCGTCGGCACAGGCCAGCAGGTCGGGCTCATGCCCCTCCAGGAAGGCGAGGCAGGCCGCCAGCACCGGCGGCTCCGCCAGTCGCGCGCGCAGGTCCGCGGGGGTGAGGCCGGTCAGCGACACCAGCCGCTCGGCGCGCCGTTCGTCGCCCAGCGTCCATACCAGCGCGTTCAGGGCAACCGTTTGGGTATCCCGGGGGTTTGTGTCGCTTCGGCCCATTCTCTATCGTGCCCTTCGAGGGGGTGTTTCGCGCGTGACTAAACGGGTGCTCGTTGTCGAGGACAACGAACTCAATCTCAAGCTGTTCTGCGACCTATTGCGCGCGCACGACTTCGCCGTCGAGCCGGTGCGCGACGGGCGCGAGGCGGTGGAGCGCGCGCGCGCCTTCGTCCCCGACCTGGTGGTGATGGACATCCAGATGCCGCACGTCACCGGCTACGAGCTGATCCTGGAGATGAAGGCGGACGAGACGCTGCGCCACATTCCGGTGATGGCGGTCACCGCTTATGCCGGGCGCGAGGACGAGGAGCGGCTGCGCGCCGCCGGTGCCAACGCCTATGTATCGAAGCCGATCACGCTGGCGCGCTTCATGACCGCGGTGAACGAGCTGATCTGAGGGTAGAAACCGCCCTCCATACCGTCGTCATGCCGGACTCGTTCCGGCATCCAGGGCACCGCAAACTTCACATGCGATGAAGCCCGGAACC of the Sphingomonas adhaesiva genome contains:
- a CDS encoding HAD family hydrolase, with the protein product MTRPLLICDCDEVLLYMLRPFADWLGEAHDVEFTIGSWDLANAMKRRAGGPPLTRAEMGGFLGGFFPAQMHRQSLVPHAREALAAIAAQADVVILTNLEDQCRTHRIDQLAQFGIEHRVECNQGGKGEPVARLVAEHGHPVTVFVDDLPQHHASVAEHAPQVWRLHMVSEPQLAPGVPTPPAAHARIDDWVGAQAWVLARFADGVPAQA
- a CDS encoding response regulator; translated protein: MTKRVLVVEDNELNLKLFCDLLRAHDFAVEPVRDGREAVERARAFVPDLVVMDIQMPHVTGYELILEMKADETLRHIPVMAVTAYAGREDEERLRAAGANAYVSKPITLARFMTAVNELI
- a CDS encoding RidA family protein; its protein translation is MTDRIDRTLQDLGLELPQAAAPIAAYVPVVEAGGLLHVSGQLPFRDGKVVTGRLGDGFSLEDGQDAAQRCALMVVAQVKAHIGNLGRVARVVKLGVFVNSTADFADHPKVANGASELMVKLFGDAGKHARAAVGVAALPLGAAVEVDAIIEVAPAL
- a CDS encoding DUF3572 family protein, which encodes MGRSDTNPRDTQTVALNALVWTLGDERRAERLVSLTGLTPADLRARLAEPPVLAACLAFLEGHEPDLLACADAIGATPEALVAARAALERAA